One stretch of Halichoerus grypus chromosome 8, mHalGry1.hap1.1, whole genome shotgun sequence DNA includes these proteins:
- the LOC118528634 gene encoding C2 calcium-dependent domain-containing protein 4A-like: protein MRLLRKLRASAPEPAFSNVLTPARIPEFCIPPRLPAPCVPESPPPAAALPRRCAAEPDLWPRGADDAAGHTDWDPRSQAALSLPHLPRARTAYGFCALLESPHTRRKESLFLGGPGAAPLLPPGAAPAPAPALPAGPRPTPDAPAPPPGARRLLRAPEGLLSRALRARRSRGLARARGASSGDEDEERGVGSRPPARAPSASPPPPPGSDPGPECLEAEGTVALGGAGGALRLAAQYSRASGRLCVRLLGAQGLAAGTAEPRAVGCRVSFVLRPPGKTRPQRSAVVRPSRKAAFDQDVCLDGLSEDQLRRLAVRVKAEKRGRGRERGRLLGQGELLLGSLLLP, encoded by the coding sequence ATGCGGCTCCTCCGGAAACTGCGCGCCTCCGCTCCGGAGCCCGCTTTCTCCAACGTGCTCACCCCGGCCCGCATCCCCGAGTTCTGCATCCCGCCGCGGCTGCCCGCGCCCTGCGTACCGGAATCTCCGCCTCCGGCCGCGGCTCTGCCCCGGCGCTGCGCCGCCGAGCCGGACCTGTGGCCCCGAGGAGCCGACGATGCCGCCGGGCACACGGACTGGGACCCGCGCTCGCAGGCCGCGCTCTCGCTGCCGCACCTGCCGCGCGCGCGCACCGCCTACGGCTTCTGCGCGCTGCTCGAGAGCCCGCACACTCGCCGCAAGGAGTCGCTCTTCCTCGGGGGCCCCGGGGCCGCCCCGCTCCTGCCCCCGGgcgcagcccccgcccccgcccccgcgctcCCCGCCGGCCCCCGTCCGACCCCGGacgcgcccgccccgccgcccggcGCCCGCCGCCTCCTGCGCGCCCCCGAAGGACTGCTGAGCCGCGCGCTGCGGGCCCGGAGGAGCCGCGGCCTGGCGCGCGCCCGCGGCGCGTCCAGCGGGGACGAGGACGAGGAGCGCGGCGTCGGCTCGCGGCCCCCGGCCCGGGCCCCCTCCgcgtccccgccgccgccgcctggcTCCGACCCGGGGCCCGAGTGCCTGGAGGCCGAGGGCACCGTGGCCCTGGGCGGCGCCGGGGGCGCCCTGCGCCTGGCCGCCCAGTACAGTCGGGCCAGCGGGCGGCTCTGCGTCCGGCTGCTGGGCGCCCAGGGCCTGGCCGCGGGAACCGCCGAGCCCCGCGCCGTCGGCTGCCGCGTCAGCTTCGTCCTGCGGCCGCCGGGCAAGACGCGGCCGCAGCGCAGCGCCGTGGTGCGGCCGAGCCGCAAGGCCGCCTTCGACCAGGACGTGTGCCTGGACGGGCTGTCGGAGGACCAGCTGCGCCGCCTGGCCGTGCGCGTCAAGGCGGAGAAGCGGGGCCGCGGCCGGGAGCGGGGCCGCCTGCTGGGCCAGGGCGAGCtgctgctgggctccctgctgctcccctga